A single Caretta caretta isolate rCarCar2 chromosome 2, rCarCar1.hap1, whole genome shotgun sequence DNA region contains:
- the PARP10 gene encoding protein mono-ADP-ribosyltransferase PARP10, with protein MAEAVRALEVLGVPPDVEEELLVLYFENRRRSGGGPVLDCRRQGSRAVLTFESPEDAQRVLAKPSHTLQDTGLAVRPAAPQDYGKVLLRGLNPQTDGSVLELYVEYVLNCESGRYTIHRSPAGDQALVQLPELLSDSELLAVEERVRRRLLDGAPLAVEWVQQTDSVLVWSRGTGLSGDLLELYFENKRSGGGSVQAVRVLAGGRAAVVSFQDRAAVQRVLEKPHRLQESDLDLCPYYDFLEPPDRPPEEGAEAPPEEGAEAPPGEAAAEEGGPPAICVSVEDAVKRQLLESSGALPELQAVFPELKLRLEESGAWISGGDEARRQQLQERLLGTLQGMGQELLPLPAQTLCFLQRGDVREEVEQLLGSQGLPACCAPSGSALSVTALSPAAARQAASSLSAALSPFCLAVSAQHLHALASPRWEQLQASLRCCSVRLAPGGEHLQALTLRGLEQENREKLQGFLQDAALGESLVPMEPGMLRYLQLHYQELLAGIAEVTLLPLEGTDVAGFRLSGEAGACRAAAEFLQSLLGTISSQPVTLRHPGIARFLLDERGQSILRELESRFQCVIGLEQVHWSPPYTQQDLELPEEPVPLSCRRDSLPTAQLLTRLEPPDGASTDWCSTNLEEIKGLLAALEPGEAAEAPQLAAPTAGEAPGSAASSPEEDLYTVGEPGAAEGQEEAGRGGERRALADGGEEEEEPCCGPEAAVQSERSVEEAAQLLLAIQQSMDSQRWEEEQLQRATELSLRSYEREQHQASAEPAPDRGLQAALQESLEEALCVAGSARLTIYAAYERDVSALPGQLEQALRAQRGQETVVSEGLRALPSRCRGSLAQLQRQHAVRISLQDATATVHGFADYTARAARDLARLLPRLLQARRPLGEPAARWVRWEPPGVAAPYSSEASALLEQAWRQRRTRLEVLFDGRPFAIDFERMEEYDIGSARTLAISRTEPPAPENGRPTATEEKGPALDLDEAVKLVPLGQGSEEFRDTVRRFYDTLEDFHNKIRIVKVEKLIHPLLYKQYQLKKACMEKACGHEAVERLLFHGTTEEASREICQHGFNRSFCGKNATLYGHGVYFAVNAVLSVQEQYSPRSADGNKYVFVAMTLTGDYTAGSQDMRAPPLKEAAEAPLRYDSVVDNPKKPAIFVIFNDTQAYPQYLITCQLSKPPAPH; from the exons ATGGCGGAGGCGGTGCGGGCGCTGGAGGTGCTGGGCGTCCCCCCGGAcgtggaggaggagctgctggtgctgtATTTCGAGAACAGGCGCCGCTCGGGGGGCGGCCCCGTGCTGGACTGCAGGCGCCAGGGCAGCCGCGCCGTCCTGACCTTCGAGAGCCCCGAGG ATGCACAGAGGGTCCTTGCCAAGCCCAGCCACACCctgcaggacactgggctggcaGTTCGCCCAGCTGCCCCACAGGATTATGGGAAGGTTCTTCTCCGGGGCCTGAACCCCCAAACCGACGGCAGCGTCCTGGAGCTCTACGTGGAGTATGTGCTGAACTGCGAGAGCGGCCGCTATACCATCCACCGCAGCCCAGCCGGGGACCAAGCCCTGGTGCAGCTGCCAGAGCTGCTCAGTGACTCAG AGCTCCTGGCCGTGGAGGAACGCGTGCGCCGGCGGCTGCTGGACGGGGCGCCGCTGGCCGTGGAGTGGGTGCAGCAGACAGACAGCGTGCTGGTGTGGAGCCGGGGCACCGGGCTGAGCGGGGATCTGCTGGAGCTCTACTTTGAGAACAAGCGGAgcggcgggggcagcgtgcaggccgtgagggtgctggcagggggcagggcggCCGTCGTCTCCTTCCAGGACCGGGCAg CTGTGCAGCGGGTGCTGGAGAAGCCCCACAGGCTCCAGGAGAGCGACCTGGACCTCTGCCCCTACTACGACTTCCTGGAGCCCCCCGACCGCCCCCCGGAGGAGGGAGCCGAGGCCCCTCCGGAGGAGGGAGCCGAGGCCCCTCCAGGGGAGGCAGCGGCAGAGGAGGGCGGGCCCCCGGCCATCTGCGTGAGCGTTGAGGACGCCGTGAAGCGGCAGCTGCTGGAGTCCAGCGGGGCCCTGCCGGAGCTGCAGGCTGTCTTCCCGGAGCTGAAGCTGCGGCTGGAGGAGAGCGGGGCCTGGATCTCGGGCGGGGATGAAGCCCGGcggcagcagctgcaggagcgGCTCCTGGGCACCCTGCAGGGGATGGGCCAGGAGCTCCTGCCGCTCCCGGCCCAGACCCTCTGCTTCCTGCAGCGCGGCGACGtgcgggaggaggtggagcagctgctgggcagccagggctTGCCGGCCTGCTGCGCGCCCAGCGGGAGCGCGCTGAGCGTCACGGCGCTGAGCCCTGCGGCCGCCCGCCAGGCCGCCTCCTCGCTGAGCGCGGCCCTGAGCCCCTTCTGCCTGGCCGTGTCGGCACAGCACCTGCACGCCCTGGCCTCGCCCCGCTGGGAGCAGCTCCAGGCCTCGCTGCGCTGCTGCTCCGTGCGCCTGGCCCCGGGCGGCGAGCACCTGCAGGCCCTGACGCTGCGCGGCCTGGAGCAGGAGAACAGGGAGAAGCTGCAGGGCTTCCTGCAGGACGCCGCGCTGGGCGAGAGCCTGGTGCCCATGGAGCCGGGGATGCTACGCTACCTGCAGCTGCACTACCAGGAGCTGCTGGCCGGCATCGCCGAGGTCACACTCCTGCCGCTGGAGGGCACCGACGTCGCCGGCTTCAGG CTGAGCGGGGAGGCGGGCGCGTGCCGGGCAGCGGCAGAGTTCCTGCAGAGCCTGCTGGGCACCATCAGCTCCCAGCCGGTGACCCTGCGGCACCCCGGCATCGCTCGCTTCCTGCTGGACGAGCGAGGCCAGAGCATCCTCCGGGAGCTGGAGAGCCGCTTCCAGTGCGTGATTGGGCTGGAGCAGGTCCACTGGAGCCCCCCGTATACACAG CAGGACCTGGAGCTGCCCGAGGAGCCCGTTCCTCTGAGCTGCCGCCGAGACTCCCTGCCCACCGCCCAGCTGCTCACACGGCTGGAGCCGCCCGACGGCGCCTCCACTGACTGGTGCAGCACCAACCTAG AGGAGATCAAGGGCCTGCTGGCCGCCCTGGAGCCCGGAGAAGCGGCGGAGGCTCCTCAGCTGGCCGCCCCCACTGCCGGGGAGGCCCCGGGCTCGGCAGCGAGCAGCCCCGAGGAGGATCTGTACACCGTGGGGGAGCCTGGCGCtgctgaggggcaggaggaggcggGGCGTGGCGGGGAGCGGAGGGCTCTGGCAGACGgcggcgaggaggaggaggagccgtGCTGCGGCCCCGAGGCCGCCGTCCAGTCGGAGCGCAGCGTGGAGGAGGCGgcgcagctgctgctggccatccAGCAGTCCATGGACAGCCAGCGctgggaggaggagcagctgcagcgcGCCACGGAGCTGTCCCTGCGCTCCTACGAGCGGGAGCAGCACCAGGCCTCGGCGGAGCCCGCGCCTGACCGCGGCCTGCAGGCCGCCCTGCAGGAGTCCCTGGAGGAGGCGCTGTGCGTGGCCGGCTCCGCTCGGCTCACCATCTACGCGGCCTACGAGCGGGACGTGAGCGCGCTGCCGGGGCAGCTGGAGCAGGCGCTGCGGGCGCAGCGGGGCCAGGAGACGGTGGTGAGCGAGGGCCTGCGGGCCCTGCCCTCGCGCTGCCGCGGGtccctggcccagctgcagcGCCAGCATGCCGTGCGCATCTCCCTGCAGGACGCCACGGCCACCGTGCACGGCTTTGCCGACTACACGGCCCGCGCCGCCCGCGACCTCGCCCGGCTCCTCCCCCGCCTGCTGCAGGCCCGGCGCCCGCTCGGGGAGCCGGCCGCGCGCTGGGTGCGCTGGGAGCCCCCCGGCGTCGCCGCCCCCTACTCCTCAGAGGCCAGCGCCCTGCTGGAGCAGGCCTGGCGCCAGCGCCGGACGCGGCTGGAGGTGCTCTTTGACGGCAGGCCCTTCGCCATCGACTTTGAGCGCATGGAGGAGTACGACATCGGCAGTGCCCGCACCCTGGCCATCTCGCGCACCGAGCCCCCGGCCCCGGAGAACGGCCGCCCCACAG ccacGGAAGAGAAGGGCCCCGCGCTGGACCTGGACGAGGCGGTGAAGCTGGTGCCGCTGGGCCAGGGCTCGGAGGAGTTCCGCGACACCGTGCGTCGGTTCTACGACACGCTGGAGGACTTCCACAACAAGATTCGCATTGTGAAG GTGGAGAAGCTGATCCACCCGCTGCTGTACAAGCAGTACCAGCTGAAGAAGGCCTGCATGGAGAAGGCGTGCGGCCACGAGGCCGTGGAGCGCCTCCTCTTCCACGGCACCACGGAGGAAGCCAGCCGGGAGATCTGCCAGCACGGCTTCAACCGCAGCTTCTGCGGCAAGAACG CCACGCTCTACGGGCACGGGGTGTACTTCGCGGTGAATGCCGTGTTGTCGGTGCAGGAGCAGTACTCTCCACGCAGCGCCGACGGCAACAAGTACGTCTTCGTGGCCATGACCCTGACTGGGGACTACACGGCGGGCAGCCAGGACATGCGGGCGCCACCCCTCAAGGAGGCAGCCGAGGCCCCGCTGCGCTATGACAGCGTGGTCGACAACCCCAAGAAGCCGGCCATCTTCGTCATCTTCAATGACACGCAGGCCTATCCGCAGTACCTCATCACCTGCCAGCTCTCCAAGCCTCCGGCGCCCCACTGA